The genomic segment GTTCCGTTGTCATTGTCTTCTCCTCGTCTATGTATTTTGTtgtctctgtccttttttttttttttgcatcaggtatttctttccacctctggatCCTCCCATAGCAGGGACCAGGTATGGTCACCTGctgcctcctccctccctcattgAGCAATGTGATGCTGAAGCTGTTCAGCCTCAACAACAAGCTCTTCCCCGCAGGCACTCCTCAAGAGCACTGCTGCCCTTACCAGAGGCTGAAGGGCAGTAATGTTGGGGTGTTTTAGCTCAAATCAGGGATACATTTTTTGTGTTGGCCGTGATTTAccaaactgacatttatttgtaataaaaaccATAATTTTTCATGAGAATCCTTTTatattttgttcttgtttgcCAGAAATGATGTCCTTATTATGTTGtgaccatcatgtggaggataaagtggtagaagatggatggatggactgtGTTCACAAAACACAATTGGTGTATTTGGTGTCACTGATGGTTTTAATATCACTCAGTCCTTATGTAAGTCAGAATATAGATATTTAAAAGAATACTACTCTCTTCATGGaattacttgtttttttaaattttaagatTCGTTTACTGGATTACATTCTGGCTGTAATGTTCAGTTATGTTTCTCTGATTGAACTCGATGGTGTCTATTTAAGGAAGCTGGTGCAACAACTGTCCAGAGCCACTCCTTGTTTTCCAGGTATGAAGATCTGCTGAAGTGTCATTGTGACCACTGGCCTGActtcaaacacaaatacataacTTAAATTTTCCTGTAGGAGTCACTTCATGGCCGCAGTGCGTGCATGAATAAAAAGCACCTCTACTGACTTTAGTTACAAATTATAAGTCATGTGTTACTTCTTCTGACAGGGGAGATAACATTTCATCTCATGGCTCTCATGCCTTTTCGTCTGCTGAGATGTGGAATGCATTTGCTGGCAGTTTTCTCAGCGGGCAGCTGTCTGCTCACCAAGGTTTTACTGCAGCTGCCTGGCAGAACACATGGTACAATAAACTTGGACCAGTAACTGTCATGGTATTGTGGCATCTGAGTCTTTATCAAACAGGAACAAGTCTCCTGTGgagcattttgagttatttacagattctgaaaagTGAAGATGTGGAAGATAGTgaactttattttgttattattcccATGATGGGAACATGTGCAGTGTTGTAAACATGCACTATAAAGACCTTGGAATATAAAAACTATATTttacaataatatatacatgGGCATGGTGTTAACAATGTATAGGATATTATTTATGTACACACAACTTTATAGTGGGCCTTTTCTTTTTCGTATACTATTACCCTGATCAGATTATGGCTAAAGTTTGAAAACAATTCTTTCATTCATGTGGACACGGACAATGATTGATTCATGATTATCAATAGCCGTTTTCCAGTGTGCGAAGTGTCAAATAATCGAACTAAGTTGATGGACACAGGCACCATCCAATGACGCCCCACGTCCCCGCCCTTCTCTTGTCTCATGTCCAATCAGAGCACTTGTACACGGGTTAAGTCTTGCCCTCGCGGGCTTCCTGTGGTTTCCGGGCGCTGTTTGGTCCTTGTACGATCTGTTGCACGGTTTCTTTTTCATAACCGCCTTTAAAACTTTGccgaaagaaagaaacacacctCAATCACTGGAAGTTACTTTTGCAGCTCAACAGTATGACAACGCTCCGCGTTGTTTCTCGTTTGTAAAGACGGAGCCCCGAGTTTGGTgggaacagagagaaaaacgCCGTGTCTCGGCCCGCCTCTGGAGTATTGAATGTGAATTGAAGTCCAACTAATGCTAACGTTTATGGTAAGATTTGATGTTTCTTGCTGAAATGGACAAGTCTTGAGTGGTTCTATCGACTGTATTCGTTCAATAACTAACATAACCGTGTTGTATGTTACTTCTCTGTCAACACTTAACTACAAACTTATGAACCAGTAGGGTGCAGGGATTGTACTGGCGAGTTTGACAAACCCATTTGTTTTTAGCAAGTAGGTTAGCTAGCATTTCAAGTCAGCTAACTTAACGGTATGCAGGTTGTTTCGTAGTAAAGGTCAGACTCTACAATTCAAGTGGTAAACTACCTTTATATTCATCTAAATGCCTTAAACAACTATCGTAATTGCCCCCTGAACTGCTCTGGATGTATTGCAAATGTGCACACGTGACTTGTGAATGGAACACTGTATACTTGTTGTCCAGTGCAGCGATGGAGGCTCTGATACTGGCATGATAATCTGTGTAGTTATGCAGCATCTCTCAGGATTTATGAGTAATAATTCGCGTGATTCTGgtcatgcagtgtgtgtgtgtatttgtgtgtgttttaagtctaTTTGGTATAATGGGAGTTATCATTCGTTCATTTGTCCGCTAtcgccatggttctcaaactgtggtacaggttcctctggtggaaaatcagaaaaactcTTCTTACTTCTAGTGATGGGTCAATAGAGGACATTATCACTCATCGTGATCAAAGTCACTTACAATAAGttgattgtggtgaatttctGTTATCATGATAATCATGAATGGGGAtgaacattaatatttcacgtGAGTGATTTGAAAAAACTTTCCAACTCACCAACATGcagtccttgtgatttatttttttaatgtgccacAACAGAGAGCCACATCTTTCCTCGTGACTTAATTAATAATTTTCCACTAAAACAGTATGTCTCATCTGCAATGTTTCTGGACAGCATAAGTGTAGGCCGAAGGCTATGCCTGTTTACGTTTAAACAGGGGTGCAAAGCTTCACATGCATCTCAAAGAGACGCATCTCTCATCAGCAACAAAACAGTCCTGTGTCCAATCCAGCTGGAGATGACACCAATACAGTCCACTGGCCAGGCATGGGGATGATGTCTGTCATTACCTTAGTGTCAGAGTATCTCAGTCCAGAACCCTGAGCGTAGTGCCTCTTTCTCTGCACctaatattgtgtgtgtttgcaccaaacaaacacaaagcaaagtCCTGGGCTGTGTTGTgaggtgaaacacatttttttagttCTCAAAGTAAAAGATGCCTGTTTCCTTGTTACCTTTCTTAGACGTTACAGATGGGCTTCACCTGAGCTGAAATTGAGCCACACCTGGCCATCCATCTTCTCCATTTGAAATCATGGCAGAGAGTTTTTTCAAGTTGGAAGATGAAGTCCTCCCCAGTTTCCTCTGTGAGTCTATGGACAGCTTCAGTGGCCGTGCCACATTGGGGAATGTGACACTGGGCTCAGGCCCAGGTCAACCAGTGGCCGCATCTACAGTGGCCAAAGTCAGACCCAGATTTGATATAAGGTGGGTGCTTtgctggattattttttttggacagatGTGACTCATTTGTTGTGACATGGCATATTTGAGTAGTGCGGAATTggatccagaaaatattccaaTGTTAgtgttttgatatttgtttttgccAATTGGGCAGAGGTTGTTCaggtcaaatgtgttattttattgacaaacaaaatgaattataaggagcaaagaaaatattctctttttaAGAAGCCAAACACTGAGAGAGctatttatttgtaattatataaaaatgctTGACCTGATAAAATTGATTATCAAATAGTTGAttctattttaatattttaataattgatttatctctgtgtagattctcattcatctaTGTTTTGGTCATCCAAAATAACCACCTTGGTATAACCACAGTTGGTTGCAATTGGAGAAAAAGTCTAGTTGTGTTTtggataatcaattaattgttgcTGCCCTACTATTTTATTAACTTATTTAGCACTTTCCATGATGTTGAGCTGTTTATTACGTTAAAAGCAGTTCTGTGTGCTGTTGCTTTTTATAGAGAAGATCCTGATGAGTCATATCTAGATGACAAAGATTTGAAGCGATCCAGCTCACAGTCATGTGTCGGAGAACAGCCTAAATTTGCCCTCAGCTTTAAAGATGACATGTGAGTGTTGAGCAGCTTTGTGCTTTGCAATGTTaactgtgttgtgattttttttttgtgatttaaaatgagcCTTTTAAATTTATGCAGAACTTTGTCAAGTAGCCATCCAAACTTTTTGTAAGCAATGTGTGATATGTAGGTTTAATTATTTTCAAGTGTTTCAAACAGTCAGTCATACTCAAAATATATGGCTATGTTGTAAGTGTAAGAGttaatgtctgtcttttatggATAGTATAGTTCCAATATTCACTTTGTATGTAAGGCTTCCCCATTGAAACccatttttgccattttcttcACTGTTATTAATTATGTGTGTCTTTTATACTACATGTCATCTTCATTACAGGGAAAAAGCAGATGACTTCCTTGCAGCTCATCGTATTTCAGACATGCTGGTGAAGATTAGTCTGGATGAGAGTGTTCCTCAAAATCAAGGCACCAAGATGAGTTTACCTCACAAACAGGTGGGCTCAGTCCACTGCTGGCCCACAGAACTCGAAACTGGTAAATTCTCCTGTTTCTGTCCAGTATTGACTAATTCTATTTCCTAACCAGAACACCACTTATATGAATTGTAGGCATGTCTTAGGTAATTCTAATGGACCTTTTTCTCACAGATCTTTCAACAGGACTTCTGACACTTCCCCATTTTGGTCATAAAGACAGAACCAATGCTAAGGTACTGATCGTGTTTACATTAACCTTTGCACTTTTGTCCAACCATCTGTATAATTTTCTAAAACCAAGCCTTGTTAGCCAACATGGAAACtctatatttttcttaattCCAGCACCTTCATAATTTTTGCATTAACAAGATTTGCAAAGTTTTTAaaagtttctgtttttaaatatgatatAGAATTTACAAATcttattttttctgtctgcacTCAGGCGGTACCAGCTGCAGTTGGAGAGGATGGTGTGCAGAGTGAGGGAATGGACAGTGACCATTTCAGTGGCAGTAACTCAAGCTTCCTGGCTAATGAGAAGCTCATGTCTTTGAACAGTGACCTGACAGGTATGACTCAGCTGTCTCTGCTTTTAGTcttgcagaaataaaaaaagatttgctgACATGCCTTTTATATTGCGATTATGTTTTTGGTTCTCAGATGATGACACTGACCTGAACAATTTGCCCGATGAGCTGGAGATGTACTTCAATAAGCTGGTTCCACCTGTCATGCAGAGAGGCAGAGTGGAAGGCCAGGAGATCCCTTCAACTGTAAGACACTTGCTCTCATATCAGATAAAGCAATGGTCATATCATAACCTGTACTCGTGTACTTTATTATTTCTCAATATGCTCTGTATATTTTTACTCCTGTTCAACCAAATGCTGCTGTGCAGACAAGTGCACATCCTGCTTTCTGGAGGGTTTGAGTTCTTGAATGTCAGGTGTTAACAGTCCTACTTAGTCTGTATCTGCAGGAGAAATCATGAACATTTGGTTTCTCACTGTAAGAGaatatttaaattgaatgtGCATTTTCAACCGTCATTCTCTTTATTTCGAATTCACAGGgcctgcctgctgctgctgctgctgctgctgatgatgatgatgatgatgacgacttATCAAACATACATTCTGCAGAGCCAGAACAGTACAGGAATCAGTTCCCTGATAACTATGATCAGGTGAGTACACTTGCTctgaaatcagttttttaaCAATTATGATTCAGTCATTACTCTTTAAACCCTTCAAAGCCAAGTATATATCCTGTATTCGCATTTCAGGAGGACTTCAGGATGCCTGATGTGCGTCTGGCTGCTACAGGTATGGACTCCTGTCCTGCCAGTGATGAGGACACTGAGGATGAGCTTGAGTCTGCCAGAAGGAGCAATTCTACCAGGACGCGGCTTCTCCCAAGCACCTCCAGACAATTGGTCAGAGATAATAGTGGTGGAATGAATAGTTTTGCCTGCCTCTAGTATCTCTAAAATGCactgtgctgtattttttttcttcaagcaATTTATGTGGTTGTGTCCATGCATGTCTACATGTTGGTACAGGTTGGAGAGAGTAATCGTCCCAGCTTCAGGCCAGGCTTAGAGGGAGGCAGTTCTGATGATGAGTCTTTCAGTGGCCGTAGTGGTCCATTCGTGTCTGGGATCGAACACAGACGATCTGCTGAGGGACAAGTCATCAACCCTCCTGTTACAGGTGGGTTATGTTTGAGTTATACATTATAAATGTTGACCTGTAGGTAGCAGTTTCTTTATCGATGTGTAGCAACTTTAAATGACGTCAGTCAACATTTCCTTGCAGCCTTTGGATGTCCAGTTGAGTAAATTATCTCCAaatctttcttttgttttttgtgtgattctAGGGGATGGAGGAGGTGGGGATGGAAGCAGTGGCAGTGAGGAAAATGGAAACTATGGGGGTGCTTCGACCATTCCTCTTCCATCGACTAACGTCCAGACCGCTTATGATGTCCTCCGTGGGCTTGGCATTGTGGGTAGCAGTGCTgctggtgaagatgatgatgatgatctaaATAATCTGGTTGTACAAGGAAGGAACAGCCTTTCCAGACACACTGAGGTGAGAATTGCCCTCAATTTGGCCTTAAAAGTctaactaataaaaaaacatttatttgttgttacaATGGTCACAACTTGCCttgtaaattatatatatatttttttttaaacatgacatttagCACTGCTgaacatgtatgtattttttattcattctatttacttcattttagaGATTGATTTTGTGCATGTAATACATGACTTCAACAATCCACACACCTTTGTTTACTCTTGTCCATTTGATTTGAATAGCACACGGTCGTattctgcagtttttccacTTCTACTCCTAAAGGGTTTTGTTGTCACACAGATGGGTGACCGCGTAGGTCCTGTGGGAACAGGGGAGGCCAGCTCTTCTCAGGGGGCATCACAGGGAACTCAGAGGCTCTCTCCTGTGAACTGGAGCATGGTGCTGGACCGACAGGAAGCACTGGTGAGAACACATGTATTACAAAATGTACCGTAACTGGTCAGATAGTgagcatttttattcattacattacattacatgtcatttagcagacgcttttatccaaagcgacttacaaaagtgcatttaaacatttgggtacatataagagctagaagtaagtaagagcttcaagtagaacaaactataaagtgctagtcataagtgcgatgtaagcaagttttggtttttgttttgtttttttgtcgtcttagtcgaggtagagtcggaagaaatgtgtttttagtcggtgtcggaagatgtggaggctttcagctgtccggatgtcgatggggagatcgttccaccatttgggagcgaggacagtgaacagtctcgagttctgcgagtgcctctgtgatcctctcagtgaggggcagcaagccggtttgtcgatgcagagcggagtgggcgggctggggtgtaggtattgatcatgtcctggatgtaggctggaccggatccattTGTAGCTTGGaatgcaagcactagagtcttgaagcggatgcgagcagctaccggaagccagtgaagggagcggaggaggggtgtagtgtgggagaattttggtaaattgaagaccagtcgagctgccgcattctggatgagttgcagaggtcgtatggcgcatgcaggaagaccagccaggagggagttgcagtaatccaagcgtgagatgacaagagcctggaccagaacctgtgccgccttctgggttagaagaggccgaatccttcggatgttgtgcaacatgtatctgcaagatctagctgttgcagcaatgttggcagtgagggagagatggtcgtcaagtgtcacacccaggttccttgcggtgtgagaaggagttaccacagagttgtcgagggtgatggttagatctgttaTTCCTTTACACGGCATACATAAGCATTTTATATTGTGGTATGTGATTGCTTTTctaattcaaataaattgtttaaataaattatttatttaaataaattcagagggaaaaaaaaatgcacctcATGTTTTCATAATATTGTGATCGATGTGAAAATCACTTCCGTTGGATCCCAGGATGCCATGGAAAGCACAGAGCCTGGGCCCTCTGCTGACCGACTGCTGGATTCATTGTACCTCAGGAGTGGAACTGGACTCAGAAGACCCCAGGACTTTGCAAACGCATCCGTCTCGCATCTTCAAGGCACCCAGGGAAGCTTTCACCTCTCCCAGGTACTGCAGTATGATAGCCATGGATAATATGTTGTTATATGTACTTAAGATTACTGTCCAGTCAGAAGTCTTGAAATTAAAGTGTTAATTTATTGTTAGAGGTAAGACTAAGGGATTAGTATCTGTTTGCAGCTCTTTCTAAGTTTTTGTCGACCAACCTCCTCTAAGGTGCAACTCCCAGAATGCAGTGACATGGATGAGGATGATGGAGTAGATGTACCTGATGGGGCCAGGTCCTCCTTAGGCATAAGGGGAGGGCCTTGCGGTGATGTTACCGCTGCTGAGGCCTCGTGCAGTGAGGATGATGCAAATCTCATGTCCACCTCTTTAGAAGCCAAGTATTTTTCCCAGAGCTTCCACCAGGAACAAGAAGATTTAGACGAGTGGAACCACTGCCCAGACAGTCTGGAACAGGAGTTTCAACAAGGCAGgctgtctttttctttgacaCTCAGTAATATCTCAGTCAAGTTATTACTTGATACTGGTTAATAATGTTATCacattgtttgtctctttagGTACCAATGCCACTCATAATGTGGTGTACCAGAATGAAGAGGGGCAGTGGGTGACAGACCTGGCATATTACTCCACCTTTGAGAAAGAGGTTGATGAGAAGAAATCAACGAATGCTGGCCAGTTTCAAAATGAGGACTTTGTCAGTGCAGGTATGTACTAAGTTCACAGTAATATGTGGAGATAGTTttcttgtggtgtttttgtttgtgctaaATGCATTTACTGAATTGAAGATTTTGGCCCCTTTTCCTCCTTCACAGATGATGCTTTGGAAAAGATAGTTCAGGATCAAGAGGTGTTTGAAAAAGAGCACCAGTTCATACAGGTATTTAATACCTAGTATCTAATTGGCTTgtataaataatttattaaaaaaaaattaaataatgatcaAAGTTTATTGTAGAAGTGTGAAACatagtcttttgttttttattcacataGGAGGAGAAGATTGAACCGGCCAATAGCAACACTACCTTTCAGAGTGACTCCTCTTGGAAGGCGCCCACCAACAGTCACATCCTCATGAGGGCATCCCAGGTCTCCTCTGACTTTAACCAGGGGGACCAGAGTTACCTGCGACTCTCTTTCGGGCAGTTTTTTGGACAGCGCTCTGAAGCCTTGGGCTGTTTGGGCAGCATGAGTGAGGTGGATGGAATTAAACGGGTCagtgaactgttttttttttttggattttaacAAATGTAATCCCAGTGTCTGGGTTATTTAATATGCAATAGGTAGGATTAGGAGAAAATGAATTGAGACATTTGTTTCATATGCAacttttcctcctctgaaatcattttctgatattgAGGGGTGTCTTGTTATGTTTATTGTGTATAGTGTTTTGGGGGTGGTGATCATTTATTTGAAgggactctctctctttgtgttaaGTGTattaaaagtttgtttgttttctagcCATCCTTTGGTTACATCATCACCTCTCCAGAGAAGAGGGAACCATTTGCCCTGATTCACCCCACAGAGTTCTCCACTACAGACAAATCTCCTCACAATGATACCATGGAGCTTAGTGAAACAGACCAAACCCTTAACCCAGGTTTGTCCACAGTACTACCGATGTTGAAGAATCATCATTGTTTATATAGCAGCGCCTTTTGAATTTGTgttgtgattctttttttcattttattcgcAGAGGACCTGGACAAAACTCTTGAGGCACCACATGGAAGAACATCACCCAAACGTGATATTAATTCACAATCCAGTGATCGGAAAGTACAGGTTTGTTGCTGATGTGCTAATATTTGCAAATCTCCCATGGATCACACAcaacttcattttgttttcactttcttCGCATTTTTAGGACCCTGCTCTTATATCACCTGACCGTCATGAGGTTTCTTGCCCTGGGTCAAGCATGGGCAACAAAACCTATGTCACCCCTGACAGTAATAGCAGTCAGCTGATGCTGAGTATCAGCACTATTGCTTCAGCCATTGCTGATGCGTCTATCAGCACTGACCCGTCACAGCTGGCTGCCATGATCATGGAGCTCTCCAAGAGAAGTAAGGCAAGGAAGCAGATGTCTGCTGAgtctgctggagctgctgtcaGCAGTACACAAGAACCTCTTTCTCCTAATCTCGTAAggctctgtttttttcctttcattttcacattacttttacacaaatcaaatcacagttTAATCTAGAACTTAAATATGTGCACTCCATCATTAGAAATATATTCATCTTTTTAATGGCCTtaattgaaaaacattttaagatatTACTCTTGTACTTGACAAAGGCAATTTACTCCTTGTGCAGACTCAAGTAATTTACAAATGATTATCTCTAAGTATGAAGCAGGAATCATTtgataaatgtataaaagttgaaaatgtattttttatttcttaaaatattGAAAAGGTAAAACAATGCTGTGTATCTACACATATCCCCTCTCAGCCAGAACAGAGTGCCTTGTTGGAGCAAAGCACCCATGTTGGAGAGCATAGTGCCTTTGACATAGAGAAGTACTTGAAAATGGCTGATGTGTCCACCACCAGTGACGCCTCTTTGGCACACACTACCTTCGACCTGACTAGATGGGCTGACTACCTCAGTCGGAAAGAACCTCAGTCAGGCTACTCAGAGGACCAGAAAAGCATGTCGATGGAGAGTGAGACTCAAAAAATGCCTCCTGCTGTGTCCCATTCAAATGAACCGTCACCAGGAAACAAGGTTGAATCAAAAAGAAGCTCAATTCCTTGTCCTCGAACATCTACCAGCTCTTGCAGTAGATCTGTGGGATCAGGGCAGTCTTCCACACTCGAACCCCCCGCAGACAAACTGGTAGCTTTTGTTAATACCACTTCTGCCACCAAGACTCGTACTTCCACAGGCAGGACTCCTACAGAAACTGGAATAAGGCCAGGGGATCAAAACCTCTCTGCAGCCGCACCTTGCCGGCCCAAAACCTCCCCAGGTAGAAAGAAAGGACAGTCCAGCTTGCCTTGCCTTAAAGGTCATTCTCCCCCGACTCAGAGGGTGAAAAGAGCAAGTCAGCAGCAGGACAGACACAGTATTTCTCCAGAGAAGAAATCACCACCCAGTAATATGGCAGCTACTCCAATACCATGTAGTTCTGTGGAGAAACAAGTTGGCTTCTCTTACCAAAACATCCAACATCCACAAGACACTGCATCTGGTAAGTAAATACCTACTCTACCCAGTAGTTCAGACAATTAGATATCAGCTCCTGCAGACATTATATGATTAAGTGGTATATGAGACAGTATCATGAtgacattattttgtttcttaGAACTCCCAAAGGCTTTTCCAGAGCCTTGTGTGGAGGACACGCAGTATAACTTCAGACCGTCCACCTCTCCACTCACCCACTCCTCTCCAAGTCAGACCTCCATTCCCAGTGCTAATGGGTATTGTatcaaatgttgttttacacGTTGTATAACATACTAATAATTGCTATAAAATTGCAATTGTTGAAGGTGCAGGACATTGGAACTTTGAGccaatatttattcatttgccTTTGTGTCGTCTGGTTGTGCTAGTATGGTGTCACCGTCTTCGTCCAGTGGAGGTTTAGCAGACAAACGTCCAGGTCTTGACCTCTCTTCTCAGTCTACCTGCTCCAGCCCGAGTCTCAGCAGGCTCACGTACATCTCGATGAATGATGGCACTGTCATACCTACACCTGAGAGACAAAAGGTACCGTACAGTACAGTGAATGCTTTCTTCTGCATGATCAAAACTTTTAGTTTGATTGTTTTCTGCTCCACAGAACAACTGTAGCATGGCACTGAGCACCACCATCATCAGATTTAGTCCAACTCCACCTGTGGAACCAGATGAACAGTCTAACCTTGATATTCCATCCCTGCCTAAAAGCCTGGACCAGGTGCAACCACAGCACTCTAAAAGTCTGGACCCGCTACCAGCATCACAGTGTAAAAGCCCAGATCCCCCCCGCAGTGGTTCTGTTCTGAGCTGTACTCGCAGTCAGAGTGAATGTAACTACCACTGCCCTGGGGACAGAACTGGTGATCTTGCAGCTGGTTGCAGGGCCCACAAACATTTCTCTGAATCTAATGTAAGGCAGCTCACTAAAGTGGACTCGGGCTATTGTAGCAATCTGAACATTCAACAAACTAGAAACATCACTGCTCCAGAGAGCTCCCAGCAATGGGGAGTTGTCAGCTCTGCCCCGTCTTCTGCATATGCCAGTGGCCTTGGCATTCCTCCATCCTACTCTGAGGGATTTCACTATGTGCCCATCCCCAGCTTTAAGCCTCAGTGTGCTGGCCTCACTGACCTTCCTCACCAAGGAGACATGCAGTCCCTCCTTACTGGACGCCCTCTCTACAACTCCCAGCTGCCTCGGCAGTATTTGGGATCTGAAGTTCCATTACATCCCAGTGCTTATCCTGTAGGAGCAGCAGGCAATGGTCTCTACAGTGTGCCCTCTACAGGCATGTCTTATTTTTCCTCTTGGCAATTTATAAAGGTTTTT from the Solea senegalensis isolate Sse05_10M linkage group LG9, IFAPA_SoseM_1, whole genome shotgun sequence genome contains:
- the cep192 gene encoding centrosomal protein of 192 kDa isoform X1; this translates as MAESFFKLEDEVLPSFLCESMDSFSGRATLGNVTLGSGPGQPVAASTVAKVRPRFDIREDPDESYLDDKDLKRSSSQSCVGEQPKFALSFKDDMEKADDFLAAHRISDMLVKISLDESVPQNQGTKMSLPHKQVGSVHCWPTELETDLSTGLLTLPHFGHKDRTNAKAVPAAVGEDGVQSEGMDSDHFSGSNSSFLANEKLMSLNSDLTDDDTDLNNLPDELEMYFNKLVPPVMQRGRVEGQEIPSTGLPAAAAAAADDDDDDDDLSNIHSAEPEQYRNQFPDNYDQEDFRMPDVRLAATGMDSCPASDEDTEDELESARRSNSTRTRLLPSTSRQLVGESNRPSFRPGLEGGSSDDESFSGRSGPFVSGIEHRRSAEGQVINPPVTGDGGGGDGSSGSEENGNYGGASTIPLPSTNVQTAYDVLRGLGIVGSSAAGEDDDDDLNNLVVQGRNSLSRHTEMGDRVGPVGTGEASSSQGASQGTQRLSPVNWSMVLDRQEALDAMESTEPGPSADRLLDSLYLRSGTGLRRPQDFANASVSHLQGTQGSFHLSQVQLPECSDMDEDDGVDVPDGARSSLGIRGGPCGDVTAAEASCSEDDANLMSTSLEAKYFSQSFHQEQEDLDEWNHCPDSLEQEFQQGTNATHNVVYQNEEGQWVTDLAYYSTFEKEVDEKKSTNAGQFQNEDFVSADDALEKIVQDQEVFEKEHQFIQEEKIEPANSNTTFQSDSSWKAPTNSHILMRASQVSSDFNQGDQSYLRLSFGQFFGQRSEALGCLGSMSEVDGIKRPSFGYIITSPEKREPFALIHPTEFSTTDKSPHNDTMELSETDQTLNPEDLDKTLEAPHGRTSPKRDINSQSSDRKVQDPALISPDRHEVSCPGSSMGNKTYVTPDSNSSQLMLSISTIASAIADASISTDPSQLAAMIMELSKRSKARKQMSAESAGAAVSSTQEPLSPNLPEQSALLEQSTHVGEHSAFDIEKYLKMADVSTTSDASLAHTTFDLTRWADYLSRKEPQSGYSEDQKSMSMESETQKMPPAVSHSNEPSPGNKVESKRSSIPCPRTSTSSCSRSVGSGQSSTLEPPADKLVAFVNTTSATKTRTSTGRTPTETGIRPGDQNLSAAAPCRPKTSPGRKKGQSSLPCLKGHSPPTQRVKRASQQQDRHSISPEKKSPPSNMAATPIPCSSVEKQVGFSYQNIQHPQDTASELPKAFPEPCVEDTQYNFRPSTSPLTHSSPSQTSIPSANGMVSPSSSSGGLADKRPGLDLSSQSTCSSPSLSRLTYISMNDGTVIPTPERQKNNCSMALSTTIIRFSPTPPVEPDEQSNLDIPSLPKSLDQVQPQHSKSLDPLPASQCKSPDPPRSGSVLSCTRSQSECNYHCPGDRTGDLAAGCRAHKHFSESNVRQLTKVDSGYCSNLNIQQTRNITAPESSQQWGVVSSAPSSAYASGLGIPPSYSEGFHYVPIPSFKPQCAGLTDLPHQGDMQSLLTGRPLYNSQLPRQYLGSEVPLHPSAYPVGAAGNGLYSVPSTGPLGISAAVGSHQLSRAHQNQQDIARMAKPYSHFDTEPLVTGGLDDLRGQVVVPGELSFPHACCVGIASQTSLSLFNPSERWQQVSITVTSLAIDGEKVDSLPYQWLMVKNKTIIGPKGTEEQKVLFIPPQPGVYQCVLSVYSWPASAQTEVAARASIFAKRVVLVAIAENPTIEVEASKTGFLDFGDLSGGSVKSLPLKLLNKTHATVPIRLVISAKATAWRCFSFSKHPGTMTHETAQQGGHMTPVSSPSVMSHVMPASYGEDPASFVVWVHFKAPEKYTTSGELGPADEYVARVDIELDSPGPSHVIWSIPLSARSGTARVHAPKDLQTLSLSAPPGKSVKQNLPLKNAGNINVQLKIKSSDVEGCFCVTPEELLLREGEEQEITVSFKAQDNRKCRESLFTILVLPSGPQYEVTLKGEVVPEDCGKATVPTAAVLGPGQAKDIPPILSNKQFLAWGGVTLGRAIQQKLVLRNNSPTATQQLRLLIRGQDQDCFQLQSMFSPEERLTRHGELSIRPREDVAIHLLFAPTRVASMLAKLEIKQSGVRPSQPGVKFTIPLSGYGGTSNIILEDQRKQADSYVATLTDIAVGRVSKVCLCVRNTGSRAAFVKAVAFSDVQTRSVLEPSVISLAPSQFVLKERTQEVITVLMKSTQREQSLCQSANALLATICLFCGDEVSRQQYRRLLQNKPEAAQRALSENSLLKNIDFNEKFLGEENVTETCDLPQRPNEAHIFFGNMSKVVVSLLGSTKSTDCEEGDDMELQLPSAQGSETVSGLANGSVSLDVLPVKGPQGPAMRVTEPSIKSSEPLHRQSESWTIHPEQLILTTPTITGAAATSHTRIHNNTSRELSFDLSWPAHCLTITPQHGVIEPQCHLQILISPNPSLANKSALLPWSGQVYVQCDGQQKFIKVQIRQDLALDVSATPADVTLSALPPHAATPVPPVVRLPTKPLLSLQSPQTPETPQALVEISNRTIVFPTTPSGETSEAQLEVQNREVEVRWYLSSFAPPYVKGVDNTEDVYRATYTAFRCSRVSGTLGAHEKMQVPIIFLPRDRGDYAQFWDLECHPLSEPHQKSRIRFQLCGTGIKSGPVEGPQEGDNTLVKTETTVKSRKRSDASAGKTSQEEAVWRGVYAPQDLYTFPATRVGESSTLKVSIRNNSTNMHELKFVNTKEPFYIKHSKYSLRSQHYLKLPVQFKPSTPGRHGGLLLIQSETSGSLVIQLTGEALP